TCCTCAATAACTCTCTTAAAAATTTATTTTCTTCTTCAAGGTGTTTTATACGGGCGTCTTTCTCATAAAGTAATCTTTCATAAAGATGGCGTTCTTTTTCAGAATAAGTCTGAATAAAAATATTTGCAGAGTTACCTCCCTTTTTATCGTTATTATTGAAGATGTTTTTTTCATCAAAAGAAATTAACTCCAATAGATCTATTTCAAGAATTTTTGATATATTCTGCAATCTTTCAATATCAATTTTTGATTTTCCGTTTTCAAGACGACCATAAGTTTTTTAAGTAATACCAAGTTGTATAGCCATATAATCCTGCGAATATCCTTTTTCTTCTCTTTTCTTTCTTATTTTAAAACGAATTTCCACAATAATCTCATTTTGTATAAATGTCAATAGTTGGTCAATTTTTACAATACAGAAATTTATAATGTTTTTTACTTTTCATTCAATTTTAATATTAGAAATATTTTATGTAATCTTTTTTATATTAATACCATAATTTAAATAATGTCACCCATTATTTAAATAAAATTATTATATAAAAATAAATCCTTAGATAATATATTTTCTTGAATATTTGGGTTTAAAACAAGCTTGCAAATAAATTCCTTATTGAAAGCTTTTATTTTGGGGGAAATTGCAGCATAATTTTAACGAACTATAGCAAATGTAAAAAAACACCTTAATTCATAACATATTAAACTTAATTACAGTCGAATTTTGTCTACAGTTTCAACATTTTATTTATTCTTTTGCTTACAAATATAATGATATTAATTTAAAAATAAAACACATGAAACGACAAATTAAACTTTTAATCGTTTTGGGAATAATATTGTTTTTCCCAATTACAACTTATACACAAACTGTATCTTTTTCCTATGACGAATCAGGTAATCGTATTCAAAGAGAAATTATATATATTGAAAAAAGCGAAACTTTCCATGAAAACTCACAAAGCAACAACAACAATGAATTAGCTGATACAGCCGCAATACAGCACAATGTAAAAATTAATGAGGTTAATATAAGTATTCTCCCTAATCCAAACGGTGGGAAATTTAAAGTTGTGATGAGCGGTACAGACGAAAATACCAGTGCATCACTTTTACTGCATAATTTATCAGGGACTTTGATATTTAAAAAAGAAAATATGACAAAGATTACAGATGTTGATATCAGTAAACAAAATAACGGAACATATTTCCTAAGCATAATAATAAACGACCAAAAAGAAACATGGAAAGTAATTAAGCAATAAGATTTTGTAAGTAAAACTATCATTTATTAATTAACCAAATAAATCATAAAAAATGAAAAATTTATACATAATATTAATAACCGTTTTCTTATTTCAAATAGAAACAAAACTTACAGCACAGAATCCATTACCGTTAAATCCGAAAAATATAAACACTGAAGCGGAAGTAGGGACACTATCGGGTACATTTGCTGTTGGTCAAACCGGAGCAGCAACATACACTATTCCTATTGATTTACCTGAAGGCAGAGCCGGTATGACACCGAAATTGTCTCTTGTTTATAACAGCCAAGCTGGAGACGGAATTTTAGGTAAAGGATGGAGTATTAGTGGATGGACATATGTTGA
This genomic interval from Bacteroidales bacterium contains the following:
- a CDS encoding T9SS type A sorting domain-containing protein, translated to MKRQIKLLIVLGIILFFPITTYTQTVSFSYDESGNRIQREIIYIEKSETFHENSQSNNNNELADTAAIQHNVKINEVNISILPNPNGGKFKVVMSGTDENTSASLLLHNLSGTLIFKKENMTKITDVDISKQNNGTYFLSIIINDQKETWKVIKQ